The following proteins come from a genomic window of Microtus ochrogaster isolate Prairie Vole_2 chromosome 7, MicOch1.0, whole genome shotgun sequence:
- the Fads6 gene encoding fatty acid desaturase 6, with the protein MEPAHGASPGDGAAELLLRELERQVQDVVRASSWWERRGVDCAILALSLLALPAGFLCLRFHNVLAFATGITILGMCHYTLTVKGSHLATHGALTESKRWGKILMIFFVEVCTAFPAEFGKFNHVNLHHGYTNVVGLGDSSTWKVPCLNRYIYMFLAPLLIPILTPLVALERLRKEELRVALRTLGFMSLGLYSQYWLFLNVSGFKSPSSSLACMLLTRSLLAHPYLHVNIFQHIGLPMFSLDKKPRRIHMMSLGVLNLPRQPVLDWAFGHSLISCHVEHHLFPWLSDHMCLKVKPLVSKFLHDKQLPYNEDSYLARLQLFLSRYEEFMVHAPSITELVGLQ; encoded by the exons ATGGAGCCCGCGCACGGCGCGTCCCCGGGGGACGGCGCTGCTGAGTTGCTGCTGAGAGAGCTGGAGCGGCAGGTGCAGGATGTGGTGCGGGCGAGCTCCTGGTGGGAGCGCCGTGGTGTGGACTGCGCCATCCTCGCTCTCAGCCTGCTCGCCTTGCCCGCGG GGTTCCTGTGCCTACGCTTCCATAATGTCCTGGCTTTCGCCACTGGCATCACAATCTTGGGCATGTGCCATTACACACTCACGGTCAAGGGCAGCCACCTGGCCACTCACGGTGCCCTCACAGAGTCCAAACGCTGGGGCAAGATCTTGATGATTTTCTTTGTGGAG GTATGCACAGCCTTTCCTGCGGAGTTCGGTAAGTTCAACCACGTCAACTTACACCACGGCTACACCAACGTGGTGGGCCTGGGAGACTCGAGCACATGGAAGGTGCCGTGCCTCAACCGCTACATCTATATGTTCCTGGCACCTCTTCTCATCCCCATCTTGACTCCGTTGGTAGCTCTTG AGCGTCTGAGGAAGGAAGAGCTGAGGGTGGCACTTCGGACATTGGGCTTCATGTCACTGGGCCTTTACTCTCAGTATTGGCTGTTCCTGAATGTGTCGGGCTTCAAGAGCCCCAGTTCATCACTGGCTTGCATGCTGCTCACCAGATCCCTGCTGGCCCACCCCTATCTCCATGTCAACATCTTCCAG CACATCGGATTGCCCATGTTCTCCTTGGACAAGAAGCCCCGGCGAATTCACATGATGAGCCTGGGGGTGCTGAACCTGCCACGGCAGCCAGTGCTGGACTGGGCATTCGGCCACTCACTCATCAGCTGCCATGTGGAGCATCACCTCTTCCCTTGGCTCTCTGACCACATGTGCCTCAAG GTGAAGCCCTTGGTGTCCAAGTTTCTTCATGACAAGCAGCTTCCCTACAATGAAGACTCCTACCTGGCGCGCCTCCAGCTCTTCCTCAGCCGCTATGAGGAGTTCATGGTGCATGCTCCCTCCATCACCGAGCTGGTGGGGCTGCAGTGA